From the Odontesthes bonariensis isolate fOdoBon6 chromosome 9, fOdoBon6.hap1, whole genome shotgun sequence genome, the window TCTGTCTGCTAACTGTGCAACCACTTCCTGTTTCTTTGTTCACTGGTGGGGGGATACTGACagccctcctgctgctgctgagtgTGAACAAGGCTGGATGGTTATGAATGGGATCTTACCAAAATACACATCAAAACCACAAGAATTGTTCCAAATGATGTGGCATCAGATTTTATGTCTTAATGTATGAAGAAACATTAAGAAAAAGTAACTTAGATGTTTTTTCAGGCTGTAAAACCACACCAGCTTACAGAGCTCTATCGGTCTCTGGTGGAGAACAGAGGTAACTGCAGGatataaacatgaaataaactTCTGATCCATTCATTACAGATGGTCCTAATGTTAAATTTAAATACACAATGATTTCACATACACTGGGGCTAATGAACCTAATATACTGCCAATGAAATATTATATTCAGTTCAATTAAAACCAGTAAAAATATAGTTTAAAAAGACGgcaaaaacaagttgaaacaaTAAAAAAGTGGCATTTCTATGCTGATCTATTCCTCTTGTTTGAATCTGGCATCTTACATAAGCAAAACTGCAGCCCAGTGTGTAGTGGGTTGTTTGTTGGTGGTTGTGTATAGAACTGCACAATTAATCAAATTTTAATCTCAATCTTAATTCTGACTTTTCACATTTACCTTTAAAATGTGTGCTCCACCAACGGATAAAAATCTCATCACGCACTCCCTGTTGATCACATGCTTGTTCCAGGCACGGGAACAAGAAGTTTCCTGGATGAAGTTTGGTAGAGTAGCAACATAAAGACAGATatacaacaacagagcatcaaaacaaaaattaaGCAGAGGGCAAAGAGCTTAGTTGGACATACTTTAGATTTAGAGCAAATATTGTTAAACAAGACTAAATCAGATGCAAAAAGTTCAGTAGAGTCAGAGTGGAACCCATTAATTTAACCATATGAAACATGTCAACatgcaaaaataaatatttcatgtgcATCTCTCTAACTGAAGCTTTATTTTTCACACTGTGAGGGGGGGGTGCACCGTTCCTGGAGATACTGCAATAccaggtcgatgcgtggagtggacggagcaagcccctattCCATCTCCCTGTTCCAAAAATCAATTTAATATATGGTCCCCGGGTAggggacgtatcagatattaaactgataagaacagatactacacttgatcttagccaaaaggccgagaagcgataacacAAATAGGTCGGAGGAAACTAAGTGATCCTCCGCAACTTTATTCTAACTCACGGTTTGAAAAATCAAATACAATAAGATTTAtttcacaataaaaacaataactaTGAATAATGTAGCGCCTGTAACGCCGATGCTGTCCCTAAAAAGTTATTTGAATTAACTAATGTCAACAAATGCGGCTTCGCGGCGCTTCCTGGTCACGTGGTACGCTTTAGTCCAATAGGAAGCATCGAAActtaaatacagaaaacaacattttcCTCACAAACAAGTTACAATATGTGCATTACGTTAATATTTGCGTGTAAATTGTCTTTCAGTTGAGCTTAATAATGTCGAACGGATGTGTGCAGTTGAgggaaaataatgttttttcgATTCAGACTGAACAGACAACGCTCCTGCGGTGGCCTCTAATGGAGAACAGAGCTAACAGCTTCATGCTCGGCTCCCTAATTAATTACTCAGCGAATACCCAAACGCACCTGCTCGGTGCTGTAGGTGGTCAAACTGAAAActattctttttaaaaagtaacCGTAAAATAATTTTAAGGAGCTCCACAACTATGACCCAAACACCAACGATAACTTACATACATGCACTGTTAACGGCAGTTAGCTAAAACCTTAATACCACCAGTCCAACAGTTAAAACCAACCGACACTCTCAGAGAGCAAACTTAATGAGGCCGTTCAGACAATAAGTTAACATTCAATTTAATTAGACGAAAATTCAGCCAGTGGTAAACAGTAAGAAACATGGACCTGTTAGGGTGACCAACTGTCCCGCGTAGCGCGTGCGCGTACAGCGTTCGAGGCCAAAATAGTCCGTCCCGCAAATTCAGAGCTTGTCCCGCATAATTGATTCTTGCTGGGGTTGTCACTTTCCCCGCGCCACCCAGATAGCCAAACGAGCGTTACTTGACATTTCAGAACAGCACAGTCGCCGCAGACTGTAGAGCTACAACAGatccacacacgcgcgcacacacacacacacacacaccccttgcAGTCGCATCTGACAGGCTGGCTGTTATCAAATATTTGTTGTTGCCATGACAATTGACTCAACGTTCGCAGTGATGATAAACGTCAATTCACGCGCCTCATCACTAGGCACTTCAGTCAGTCAGTTGGCGCGGCACACTTGGCTAGAACTAGTTGTGGATTGTGgtttgtggataaaaaaaacacaggggaaAATGGCAGTGTAGATGGTAGTGTGTGTCATTGAATGTTCaaaatattattgttatcattattatataTTACATCACCAATAACAGAAGAAtcaatatgtatgtatatatatataaattgatATACCATGTAAGGTAGTATGTGCTAGAAATGGGTAAACCACTAAGAGTCTGGCGGCGGGGCAGCGTCCCCCCTTGTCCCCCATAAACATACCCCTTGTCCCCCCCTTGTCCCCCATAAACATACCCCTTGTCCCCCCTTTGGCTTAGGAGCAGGTGGTCACCCTAGGACCTGTTGAAAATGTCCTTCAAACCGTTGAGGTTAATTAAACCGCTGCTAGCTTAATTAGCTAACTTCAACCGCCCTGCTGCGTCAAACATTCACAACGCGCGACGAAAAATTAAACAAACTCACCGATATTTTGCTATCTAAATGTTAACACAATAGTCATTCTTACCTAAAAGAACAATAGAACATATTAAGTAAACATGAACTCGCTAAAGGCCTCCACTCATCACCAACGTGTTTCAATTTGCGCATGCGCAAACATCTCAAGTTGAACACATCTTGTAGCCAATCATCAAACAGAAGTTTTATCTCcaatttaactaaaaaaaaaatctatttgaaaCCCCTCATGTTAACTTTGCTTGTTAACCTCTAAATAAAATTGattgaagttgttttttatgttatttttatgttgttatttatttatttatttaatgattttattgccttcttgtgattttatgtagctgtgaagcactttgaattgccttgtgtacaaattgtgctctataaataaattgccttgcctttttttttctaataatgACAGCTATCTTAAATGAGCTCTAAATGTAAAACAAAGCACATGGTCaattagccttttttttttttaaagaaaaaaaatatatatattaaaggAAATTATCACAACtagagtttttctggaagagatttaaataagttttGAATATGCATTGAAAATAGGTTACATTTTAATCTATTTTCTTTGTCCAAAACTTCAATTAAAAACCTGAAGTCTGCACACTGAAGAAATTTCCACCAAATAACCAACTTGGGTTGGTCACCCCAGTGGAACATTATTTCTAGTatgcaggtttcatgttttcagctggagatgTCTGCTTTGTGTTCTGTATACTAACATACTTTTATGTTGATCATGTTCATTCAGAACGGTTGCATGCACAGGTGAGTCCAGCTACCGTTACAGGTGTACtcgtccatttaactggaccaccatgtTGTTCCAGAGTACATGCACTGGATACTCTGTAGAAAACATTCATGacattctgctgcctctaacttTCTTTTTGGGACATCATGGTGCATGCAAGTACAGCTGAAATCGCTGCCaagatgttgtctttaagttacttgaaggGTGATTTTCTCAGATGAGGCTGCGGTTacaaaaatcaggattttattagagcagagcaacagcctggacatgctttaagggcgtattcagaccaggaaagtccgatagttcacttgctttggtccgaaccttttttttttccattttggtgcggttcgctttcagactgtacatttcagtaaacggaccaaaatatgtcaacaaagccacgcgccctgaagtcgttcggctattggtcagaatcgacacgcgcaacacaaagtgctaagttcaaaagtgacTCATTTTCGGTCCAGAAATATTAttttcggtctttcgttagctttaccacagccggtttagtaattagaagaacgacgctctgttctgttacctagcagcagacaaacgacggatgctcccgaggtacaaaaaagcaaaaagtctgggattaggtccggtctgctttcacacctccaaaagatccgcaccagggttcgtttgatccggaccgagaCCGAGCTTGTTTGGTCCcgaccagagttcggtggtttgtattcagaccatcccaaaaggtccgaaccaacgaaaatctggtccgtttggtccggaccaaacgaggtaggtgtgaataaaagtgaccacgagttgacacgtagtcttaatgggctgattttcagtttagccgtctcacaaaagaaacagaaaaatatgtgaacaaGAGCAGATTTATTGGGAATTCGGCTGGAAATATACACTCATTCTTTACTGTTTTTCCTAAAATATGCAAAATTATTAAACATTGTAGcatgtgtttatatatataaataaataaacagtatatatatatatatttatatatttataaacttccaaatccaaacaaaaagaaaatatttaccCCGCCAAGGAGGCTATGTCTTCGTTCGCGTtgctttgtttgtctgtttgtcagCAGGATAACTGAAAAAGTTATGAACAAATTTTGGTGAATTTTTGTGGAGTTGTTGGAAATGACAAAAGGAACAAGTGATTAAATTTTGGTGGTGATGCGGCTCACGACCCAGATCCAGGAATTTCAAAAAAATATTCTTCACCATTGGGCGAATTTTGACATTGCAGTTTCTAACTCcacaaaaacaagacagaaagacttgaaatgaaaaaaatagggTGTAACCCCATGGCCTTGGCGGAGGTTTGCACTCTGAGTGCTTCTAGTTATAAATGAAAACGGGACGGGGCTTGAGCCACCAGATCTGTAGTATTAGGTCTTGGCACTGGAGCGATGTTGTGGAGGTTCGGAGTATATGACGGTTGGGTCAACTCTCCTCTCCAAGACACGCTGCATGAGGTCGTCACGGAATGCctgttgtgtctttttgttGATGGGCTTGGCAATCCAACGGTCGCTCTGCTTTGGGAAGACAAATCTGTGCCTAGGTTCCCCTAAAagaattcaatataaacacaagaaacttgtgctaaagaaaataaaaataaaataaaggaccagactcagtgaataattcctacactccgtattatatagatcaatgagcagtgctgaccaacatatcattggggtcatcaggtgggaacctcctttcatcagtgtttcgtctagttgggcccacaacacctccaggaggctagacaatgaccactggtgtcccagagtcacctcctaatgccagccaacactgcccctcataccacaacaaccataatctacctcagcctctcaccaactgcacaccaggtacagcggggtggggatgcaaaccctggtttgggtaggggaagaaataaaagaggtaagataagcaggaatgggattcaaaccctggttggggtagggggtaatgaaagtatagagggtgccagaggtggaggaaggacaagacaccctagcagattcagcagacaaactcacctaaacaatcctataatcactaacaatgccagcaaaaacaaatccatacaactcactccaagccaactcacccaaaatggccgcctggtttcaaaaggatcacatgtgccaaaccctccacttaaatagcttgaacttcttctttgctttttcaaaagtctgtttaccctaagtgctccccctgctgggcccccagctgctattgcatcttctaatccaaagccactggctggattttactgctttatctgaaacctcctgcactatgttcctcacactctgtccacttacacccagctccctcaacaatgagacaacagactttgcaacaaatcctctacatcctacttccactggacagattgtaaccttccatcctcgctgctctgcttctgcccccaagtccacatatctaagctttttcctttcatatgcttctactACTAATTcttcccaaggaacagtcagctctattaaatagactctcattctactcctagaccacaagactatatcaggccttagcctctacaaacctatctcctggggaacaacaggcttatttcctaaatctgcatctcccaatcacaagcatcctccaagctgccgtgcctccttatcgtctttttaactttctccccctcttgaacaaactgaattgatactctcttcaccttggaccctcctaagtttacctgccttcgtttatcttcaatacctgcagctaaacttcttaatacttggtcatgtcgccatgtataccggccttgtgacagactaaccttacaacctgacaaaatatgccttagagttgcagtacctgaacataacgagcataacgggtctccatttacccagagttttaggttctggggagttggcaatacatcatatgttgcccctatcaaaaatctaatactcctttcctccatactccacagttctttccaactaagctttttcttttctacaccttcccaattcacccatcgtccctgcttagcctgagccactgcctttgcaccccttaacatttcctcctgtctacgaacctgctcaacaactagctttctcttctcctttggacctgctctactccacaccggtttgcctgggccaagccccaagcctccccggcctatttgcacattacccacaatctctgtatgtctaagagttgcttctgcctcctgagctgccattcttggtttccacttcctccccttggttgggtttggaaccaccttactaactaccacatctttactcccagctaacaggagctctgtcctaactttagtacagttaaactcctctactagactagatactgggagctggagtatgccttttccatacagtgccacagtacttaagcatctaggaacacctagccacttcctaatataaaagctaactaaactttccattttttctacaacagataatggaatctcatacacagacagtggccacatcaacctaggaaacaatccaaactgcagacaccacagcttcaactttcctggaagctctgatttatctatctttttttcttttacattatgTATTATTTTTAGAGTATTACGTTCAGTATAGTCAATCAattgtttttgccattttattgggcatttaaaaaaaaattaaactaagGAAGTAACAATAGCACCCCACAAGtacatacaaaaaataaaatggcaCATCACAAGAGCAGTGCAGTACCTGTTGGAGTCTGCAAAATATCTGAGATGGGGACAATGCTTTATCTTTCAGCAAGAAACAAAGCTGTGTAAAGCTAAGGCTGTAATAAAATagttttaaacaaaacatgtcCAGATGTTAGTGACAACTAAAAGAATTGAGAATCTTGAGAGATCTAAGGATAGTTGTTCACAAACGCTCACCTTCCAACCCAACTGAGACGAAGctgttttagaaaaaaataaggaACCAAATGTTCAGTCTCTCTGCGTGTAAAACTGAAGACACATTATCTTTAAAATAATACTTCAATAATGGAAACGCATAAATTAAATTGCACACATTTTTATTGAGAGAAAAGTAAGTAACCAAATGTTGGCAAACTAAGTAAACAAATAGATTATATTGCACACAACTAGCTCACAACTTCCAAatccaaacaaaaagaaaatatttaccCCGCCAAGGAGGCTATGTCTTCGTTCGCGTtgctttgtttgtctgtttgtcagCAGGATAACTGAAAAAGTTATGAACAAATTGAACAAAGTGATTAAATTTTGGTGGTGATGCGGCTCACGACCCAGATCCAGGAATTTCAAAAAAATATTCTTCACCATTGGGCGAATATTGACATTGCAGTTTCTAACTCcacaaaaacaagacagaaagacttgaaatgaaaaaaatagggTGTAACCCCATGGCCTTGGCGGAGGtttgcactctctgagtgcttCTCGTTATAAATGAAAACGGGACGGGGCTTGAGCCAGCAGATCTGTAGTATTAGGTCTTGGCACTGGAGCGATGTTGTGGAGGTTCGGAGTATATGACGGTTGGGTCATCTCTCCTCTCCAAGACACGCTGCATGAGGTCGTCACGGAATGCctgttgtgtctttttgttGATGGGCTTGGCAATCCAACGGTCGCTCTGCTTTGGGAAGACAAATCTTTGCCTAGGTTCCcctaaaagaaagaagaaaatcatttttaatgttttatataaTGGCCTATAGACGCCATAGACGTGGAGCAGGGTCAACTTTCAGAGAGGCCACTTCAAACACCTGCCACTGATCATCAATGGTTCTGCTGCAGAGAGACAAAATTACTTTCAGGGAACATCAGAGGGGGCCTCCCCTGGAACACCAACACTTCCTTCACAAAAGCTGCCAAGCGCACATTCAAACAGAGGGACCATCAACAGCATCTTCTCCATCCGCATTACTGTGTGGGGAGGAAGCAACATGTACAAGAGAGCCATGCAGTGAATGGTGAACACAGCTATGAAGATCAAACATCAATGCACCCCTCCAAGACATACACAGCACCCACAAAGCAACTCACCCCGCACATAATCTCTTCAGCCTTCCACCCTCTGGGAAGACGTACTGGAGCCTACATTCCTTCCAAACCACTAAAGTTACCAACAGCCCCTACCCCCTGGCCATGAGGAAGCTATGGTCTGCAGAAACTAAAACTCACATGGGACTCAAATGATATTTATAAATTGTAACAATTGCTGCACTTATGATAGCTCATAACAACACAACATCCCTCATATGTAATTATATATTGCTGGCTTGCATTGCATGTTATTGTCCACCCTATCCCTGTCTAGACATGGGTTAGTGAGAAATGTAATTTCAATTACTTTCCATGTCCATAATATATAAAGTAACCGACAATAAACCGGACTTCGACTTTTTCTTCCTCGATACAAAATGCATTATGCTTCATGTAATGCAATATGACTGGGACAGTTGTGTTATTTACACAATCAAAAACATGTTCACTTAGATCGCAAAGTGTGAAAAACTGTCATAGTTCAACTTGCATAAGACATCTGTCCAATCATacccttttttgttgttgcctgTGGTCGGTCAACATTGCTGTTGTGATCCATGATGGCAAGTTGGGTGCGGGCCCTCATGCCGTCGTAGCCGTAATGAACTCTCTTCTCAGCATATTTCAGCATTGCTGAATGGTACACCTCCAGAGATCCTGTGTAAAAGCAGACATGCACCCAAAAACAGATATTCTAAAGACAAGCAAAGCCATTCCAATGTGCTAGGTCTTGGTGCACAGTTGTATTTTAAATACTGTAGCAGATGATGATGCAGTCAAATGTGTTGACTCCTTAGCTTAGAAGACCATTAgagattaaatatttttatgTGAGTAAATGAATACCGGTGAGCTTGAAGAGTGTCATTTGCTTCAGGTCTCTTAGAAGGTCCTTATCCATCACTACTGTCTGCAGTCCAAGGAAAGCGGGCGAGTTTTTGTCCAGCCACTTCTTGCGCTTCTGCTGTTCCTCGGTTAGTGGTGGATGAGGGCAAGTGCATTCGGCACCACCATCTTCCCATCTGTGAATACCACAGATGTGGTGGAGAAGACCCGTCCAACGACGAACACAGACCTTTGAAAGGCAGAGCCAATAACAAATCACAATCATCTTACACAAATCACAGTAAATTCAAAGGGATATACAGACCATCAGAGGTGTCAAACGTAAAAGTGAATTCATGGTGTAAGTACAACACTAGCACATGATATTACATCACATTTACACCATTTTCTCCATTGTACCTAATGAGTTATATAGACTGTGTGTTAttgaaaaacactaaaaaccaACAAGAACCGACCACAAACTTGAGCCAACCAGCACAGAGTCAGCTGATCGTAACACAAGTACACAAATCTACTGGTTACTCTGATAAGTTACCTATGTAAGAATGACACCTCTGCAGAACATTTCCTTTTCAAAAGAAATGAATTTGTAGACCACTCTGTAATCGTATTGTACTATGTATGCCTCACATTTTGCTATTCACACACACCGACTAAAGGAAACCATGCAAAGCAGCCATGGGAGTCTGTATCTAGCACAACTGCACTTTCAAACCCTGTGGTTGATGACACACCTATACCACATGTATTATCACCATCCCCAAGACCTAGTTTGATTACATTATTGTTCATCATTACCTCTTCATCTCCCTTGGATGAGTCGCATGAAAAGTACAAATGATTTGTAATGGATCTTATCCATGGCTGAAGGTCTTTGGTGCCCTTCTTATTGGAAATGGCAGTCAGCTTTTTCTTCACACCTACAAACAAAGCAAAGGATgttgtgttttgtatttttccttgGCATACAATGGCAAGCATAAATTTACAGGTGCAATTGGCTAAATGCAGAAGTTATTGTTCTTATATTTATTTCACCTTTCGCGACGTGCCAAATATCAAATTCGTGTCGAATACTGCTGTAGTTCTCCCTCATGACTTTGCGAATTGACGGCGATCGGTCAGTTGTCACAAAACCAACTTTCAGTCCCCTCTCCAGTAAATAATCAAGTCCCCTCTGGAACCCTGTCAGCTCCATTGCAACCGAACTGGTTGCCTCGGTAACCTGTAAAGTAACTCATCATCTTCACAAAAGCCCATGCACTATTGACAAGAGATTTCTGAAATTACATTAATTTGCTAAAGGATTTACCTGGACCAACTCAACGTGCACAATTTCCTTTGTGGTGTCATCTTGAAAGCTGTAGGTGGAATACTTGCTACtgaaacctgttgtaataaattgaaaaaagaaaaatgattagAGGAACTACACTGCATTTTAGCAGAAAAAAAATGCCATATGCTTGTGGCTCATGCATACACAAACAATCATAAGAACtcctcctcacacacacactcttttgGAGCTCTGATGACACTGTACGGCCttcccgtgtgtgtgtgtgtgcatacagTACAAGGGCAGTCCAGGCATATTGTAACACCAGAGTTCCAATGTATACATGTGTGAGGAGGTGTTCATATGATTGTGTGttagagaaggaaagaaagagtgTGTGTTCATTTGCCGTGTCTGGGAGTGTACGatgaaactgtgtgtgtgtgcgtgcatgtcagagagagagagagagagtgaatgCCCACAAGTGTACTTATAAGTGGGAAAAGTACTGGAGAACAAATAAGTACAAGTGCCTGTAAAGCATCAGACCTACCGGGGCTGTCACATCTTGCATCACCACAAAGGTCAATTGTATGGCCCGATGCACAATGTTGCAGGAGACGTTCCATGATTGTTTCATGTTGGTCTCTGTAGGCCTGTTGTATAACCGGTATGAGGTAGACCTCTTGCATCTTGTAGAACTGTGTATTCTTGGGGATTGGTGTATGTAGAAGATTAGCCCAGTCCAGTAGGGTTGTGTGCGTAGCCCCTGTGAAAAGTATGGATGCGCTGATGAGGAGGTTATTTTCTGCCATCCCTCGCCGATCAGGGCAGGAAGCCCACGTACCGGAGTGATTATTCAGGCagttccactgaatttttattTGGCTTGAATGTGTTGTGGTTCTCGTCTCTGCAACAGCTGCACCACATACTGCACAGATTTGGAAAAGTTGCAGGAGTCTTGATTCACTAACAAGCCACTTCCTTTCAGCCCACCCATCTCCATTGGCAGAAGCTGAACCAGAATCTCTATCAGGACTTGATTGAGATGATCCACTGGGAGGTAAGTAGCTGATGTCAGAGGGCTCGTCCTCCAGTGACATCTCCTGAAAGCTCACACTCATCTCCGAGGCAGCGAcatcttcttcagcttcctgtggaATGTGATCATGTGGATGGCACATTTACAATTACAGTTTAGGATGTTACGTTGGAAATCATGGCCAAAGTGTAGATAACTAAAATTACTCACGTGTGTATCAATCCATGTTGAGGTCTTGGGGACCATCAAACCCTGTGTTGATGTTGTGGCACTGGGATCCTTGAATATAAAATGCACACACGCTTATTTATGAGATCAATGACAATGAGTCCATTTACACATTATGGGTTTGGAAACGGGATGAAACCATGGCAGACTTACCACTGTTTGCTTGCAAGAAGGAGGTCTTGCTAGGTACATCCCAGACAGTGATGGCCTCGTCTGTGCAGTGGAATGTTCCGGACTTGTGAGAAGTAGAGTCAGACTGTCTTGGAAGTTGGCTATTCCTGATGTCCTGGGCCCGTGTGTAGCCTTCATTGGTGTAGACTGTGAGCATGCAGCTAATTCTGGTCCTGAAACAGTGGGAAACTCACCACTCCTCTAAagatgagaaacaaaaaaagaggatgGAGTGACAAGACAGTGAGCTACACCAGTGggtttcaaagtgggggccgcgGCAATTTGGAAGGAAAAGTatggcaaaacaaaaacaaaaaaataattaatgtataacaaaataaacaaaaaagctACAATATCCTCATTACAATAATATATTGCATCTGAGCATCTCTGAGCATTACTACTATTACTGTTATTTTTATATATCCCAGTGGGGCACTGACACACAGACTATGGTTGTGAAAGGGGGTGCACAACCCATGTCAGGGCAGGGGGCCGTGTCTGGAATCTACCAGTATATGGGGGGCCTTGTCATGgtaaagtttgggaacccctgggcTACACAACAACCTACTGATATCTCAGTTCTCTCTACATATTTCACCCATGATAACAACTTACAGCCAGTCTCAAGCCAAATTCCATACCTCCTAACGTGTTCTACAAATTGGAAGGCATTGTTACTCACTTTGCTTGTGCTGAAAAATGCTATAAATAGAGCA encodes:
- the LOC142388748 gene encoding uncharacterized protein LOC142388748, translating into MYLARPPSCKQTVDPSATTSTQGLMVPKTSTWIDTHEAEEDVAASEMSVSFQEMSLEDEPSDISYLPPSGSSQSSPDRDSGSASANGDGWAERKWLVSESRLLQLFQICAVCGAAVAETRTTTHSSQIKIQWNCLNNHSGTWASCPDRRGMAENNLLISASILFTGATHTTLLDWANLLHTPIPKNTQFYKMQEVYLIPVIQQAYRDQHETIMERLLQHCASGHTIDLCGDARCDSPGFSSKYSTYSFQDDTTKEIVHVELVQVTEATSSVAMELTGFQRGLDYLLERGLKVGFVTTDRSPSIRKVMRENYSSIRHEFDIWHVAKGVKKKLTAISNKKGTKDLQPWIRSITNHLYFSCDSSKGDEEVCVRRWTGLLHHICGIHRWEDGGAECTCPHPPLTEEQQKRKKWLDKNSPAFLGLQTVVMDKDLLRDLKQMTLFKLTGSLEVYHSAMLKYAEKRVHYGYDGMRARTQLAIMDHNSNVDRPQATTKKGEPRQRFVFPKQSDRWIAKPINKKTQQAFRDDLMQRVLERRDDPTVIYSEPPQHRSSAKT